Proteins from one Malaya genurostris strain Urasoe2022 chromosome 2, Malgen_1.1, whole genome shotgun sequence genomic window:
- the LOC131427314 gene encoding uncharacterized protein LOC131427314, translating to MALRITIFLLATLSVLSSQVFAQQRIDVTNQEIRDAILSLVHSYNLLDNKLERHEQRERSLGEQVKKGLITLQKNQRIFEPLKGTITRLEERVSSIETALLSQDEKNTLQQMKLGETLEGVLRWLTDNAPALEARVITESRPYEDGEGFGGKMDEITESIRELRREVAELKSDRDSLEQTNRNLIQQAEKIANGKQGSSSDEIIGKIEERLSSYYNNPVVISHSNVDFEEKVIKKLDTIDAAVKESHSPASVAVSAPGSSIDKDFVHGLINETLEAIEDMRLEVLTASDKSFSKTATRIKENNEVLQTSVNEILKTLSEEIVDTEAFFSGTKKDIGSLKDEIAALSRLEKFLLQTGENVLDAKRGIDYGIHQILREVTDVVKTNSKELNRTVTKRFDDIGATILDNHNGALSNLSSKIETEISQVWRQIGIMYQEISSSKQALDRLQQQTETYVNGTLSTMDSMEGKVSLITGRMSEVDSNLNYLLGRLSLVTQEFNLIKRGLGQALDEIKSSFMEVQERVKGPGPHQITSAEVDSDLNQPPPAI from the exons GAATCAAGAAATCCGCGATGCCATTCTATCGTTGGTTCACTCGTACAACTTGCTGGACAATAAGCTGGAAAGGCACGAGCAGCGAGAGCGGTCCCTCGGTGAGCAGGTCAAAAAGGGCCTGATCACGTTGCAAAAGAACCAACGGATATTTGAACCACTCAAGGGCACCATTACTCGGTTGGAGGAACGCGTCAGCAGCATTGAAACGGCACTACTTAGT CaagatgaaaaaaacacattacAGCAGATGAAGCTAGGCGAAACACTCGAGGGCGTTTTGCGTTGGTTGACGGACAATGCACCGGCACTTGAGGCGAGAGTCATCACAGAATCCAGACCGTACGAGGATGGTGAAGGCTTCGGAGGGAAGATGGATGAGATAACCGAAAGTATTAGAGAGTTAAGACGAGAAGTAGCGGAACTGAAATCGGATAGAGACTCACTGGAG CAAACAAATCGTAACCTGATTCAGCAGGCAGAAAAAATAGCCAATGGTAAGCAGGGTTCTTCATCGGATGAAATCATCGGCAAAATCGAGGAGAGGCTATCCTCGTACTACAACAATCCAGTCGTAATCTCCCATTCGAACGTCGACTTCGAGGAGAAGGTCATCAAAAAGTTAGACACGATCGATGCTGCCGTGAAGGAAAGTCATTCACCGGCATCAGTCGCTGTATCCGCTCCTGGTTCATCCATAGATAAGGACTTTGTACATGGATTGATTAATGAAACACTGGAGGCTATCGAGGACATGCGGCTGGAGGTTTTGACTGCGTCCGATAAGAGTTTCTCGAAGACGGCGACCCGCATCAAGGAGAACAACGAAGTACTGCAGACTTCAGTGAACGAGATTTTGAAGACCTTATCGGAAGAGATCGTTGACACTGAAGCATTCTTTTCCGGTACCAAGAAAGATATTGGATCGTTGAAGGATGAAATTGCGGCTCTGAGTAGATTGGAAAAGTTCTTACTGCAAACGGGTGAAAATGTGTTGGATGCTAAGCGAGGCATCGATTATGGAATTCATCAAATTTTGCGAGAGGTAACCGATGTAGTCAAAACCAACTCGAAGGAACTCAATAGGACTGTCACGAAACGATTTGACGATATCGGTGCCACGATTCTAGACAATCATAACGGTGCTTTAAGCAATCTTAGCTCAAAGATTGAAACAGAGATCAGTCAGGTTTGGCGACAGATCGGTATCATGTACCAAGAGATTTCCTCCAGCAAACAAGCTCTAGACCGCCTTCAACAACAAACTGAAACCTATGTCAACGGAACATTAAGCACCATGGACAGTATGGAAGGAAag GTTTCACTGATCACTGGCCGCATGTCTGAAGTGGACTCGAATCTTAACTACCTGCTTGGACGTTTGTCGCTGGTCACACAGGAATTCAATCTGATTAAACGTGGTCTAGGTCAGGCTTTGGATGAAATCAAAAGTAGCTTCATGGAAGTACAAGAACGCGTCAAAGGTCCAGGTCCGCATCAAATTACCTCCGCTGAAGTAGATAGCGATTTGAACCAACCACCACCAGCCATATAA